In Rosa chinensis cultivar Old Blush chromosome 1, RchiOBHm-V2, whole genome shotgun sequence, a genomic segment contains:
- the LOC112181482 gene encoding O-glucosyltransferase rumi homolog: MKRNNANHLYDFLNGSGLHRHFAGSSWQPPKKRSGTFTSVAFLFLLFFFVAGLVFAGWSVDIDSFLFSGASSNKSIPTPTTIPRTIEFPLQCATGINVTQTCPRTYPSKYNPISPNLPSNVTCPSYFRWIHEDLRPWRETGITRDMVERAHRTAHFRLVIVDGKAYLEKYRQSIQTRDMFTLWGILQLLRVYPGRLPDLEIMFDCDDRPVVRSKDFQGPNVGPPPVFRYCADEASLDIVFPDWSFWGWAETNIKPWKNLLPSIKEGNKRTKWKDRVPYAYWKGNPNVAPTRKDLLKCNVSDQNDWNTLLYIQNWEKESKEGYKQSSLEDQCKHRYKIYVEGWAWSVSEKYILACDSMTLYVNPRYYDFYMRGMLPLEHYWPIRDNSKCTSLKFAVEWGNNHTNKAEAIGEAASNFIQEDLKMDYVYDYMFHVLNEYAKLLKFKPTIPPNASELCSETMACPATGTWKKFMKESMVMSPSDEIPCSLPPPYDPQALRDFLERKANSTRQVEAWENEYWQSSNKKQ; the protein is encoded by the exons ATGAAGAGGAACAATGCGAATCATTTGTATGATTTCTTGAACGGGTCAGGATTGCATAGGCATTTTGCAGGCTCAAGTTGGCAGCCGCCGAAGAAGAGGAGCGGGACATTTACGTCTGTAGccttcttgttcttgttgttcttcTTTGTTGCTGGACTGGTATTTGCCGGCTGGAGTGTTGATATTGACTCT tttttattttcagGTGCCTCTTCTAACAAATCAATCCCAACACCAACAACAATACCCAGAACCATTGAATTCCCACTCCAATGTGCCACTGGAATTAATGTGACACAAACTTGTCCAAGAACCTACCCTAGCAAATACAACCCTATAAGTCCTAACCTTCCATCAAATGTCACATGCCCATCATACTTCCGATGGATCCACGAAGATCTACGGCCATGGAGAGAGACGGGAATCACGAGGGACATGGTGGAGCGGGCGCACAGGACCGCACATTTTAGGCTCGTGATTGTGGACGGCAAGGCCTACCTAGAGAAGTATAGGCAGTCCATACAAACTAGGGACATGTTTACATTATGGGGTATTTTGCAGCTTCTAAGGGTATACCCTGGTAGATTGCCTGACTTGGAGATCATGTTCGACTGTGATGATCGGCCTGTGGTCCGATCAAAAGACTTTCAGGGACCAAATGTAGGCCCGCCGCCTGTTTTCCGATACTGTGCTGATGAGGCCAGCTTGGACATTGTGTTCCCAGATTGGTCTTTTTGGGGCTG GGCTGAGACCAATATAAAGCCATGGAAAAACTTATTGCCAAGCATAAAGGAAGGCAATAAAAGAACGAAGTGGAAGGATAGGGTGCCCTATGCTTACTGGAAAGGTAACCCAAATGTGGCTCCAACCAGGAAAGACCTTCTCAAATGCAATGTTTCAGACCAAAATGACTGGAATACACTCTTATACATACAG AATTGGGAGAAAGAATCCAAAGAAGGGTACAAGCAGTCCAGCTTAGAAGATCAATGCAAGCACAG ATACAAAATTTATGTAGAGGGATGGGCATGGTCTGTGAGTGAAAAATACATACTGGCATGTGATTCTATGACCTTATATGTAAACCCTCGTTATTACGATTTCTACATGAGAGGCATGCTACCATTGGAGCACTATTGGCCCATTAGGGACAACAGCAAGTGCACTTCTCTCAAATTTGCTGTGGAATGGGGCAATAATCACACGAATAAG GCAGAGGCAATTGGGGAGGCAGCAAGCAACTTCATACAAGAAGATCTGAAGATGGACTATGTGTATGACTACATGTTTCATGTACTGAATGAATATGCAAAGCTCTTGAAATTCAAACCGACGATACCTCCCAACGCATCGGAACTATGTTCTGAAACAATGGCATGCCCTGCAACTGGCACATGGAAGAAATTCATGAAGGAGTCCATGGTGATGTCTCCTAGTGATGAAATCCCATGTTCTTTGCCTCCTCCATATGATCCTCAAGCTCTACGTGATTTTCTTGAGAGAAAAGCCAACTCAACTAGGCAAGTGGAAGCTTGGGAAAATGAATATTGGCAGAGTTCTAATAAAAAACAATAG
- the LOC112181483 gene encoding actin-depolymerizing factor 10 isoform X3 → MAVHDDCKLKFLELKAKRNHRFIVFKIEEKIQQVIVEKLGGPDESYEDFTNSIPADECRYAVYDFDFTTDENCQKSKIFFIAWSPDTSRVRSKMLYASSKDRFKRELDGIQVELQATDPSEMSLDIIKGRAL, encoded by the exons ATGGCTGTGCATGATGATTGTAAGCTCAAGTTCTTGGAACTGAAAGCGAAGAGGAACCACCGATTCATTGTGTTCAAGATTGAGGAGAAGATACAACAGGTGATTGTAGAGAAGCTTGGAGGTCCTGATGAAAGCTACGAGGACTTCACTAACTCCATACCTGCTGATGAGTGCCGCTATGCTGTCTATGATTTCGATTTCACAACCGATGAGAACTGCCAGAAAAGCAAAATCTTCTTCATTGCATG GTCGCCTGATACGTCGAGGGTGAGAAGTAAGATGCTTTATGCAAGCTCCAAGGACAGATTCAAGAGGGAATTGGATGGCATTCAAGTGGAGTTGCAGGCAACAGATCCTAGTGAGATGAGTTTGGATATCATAAAAGGCCGAGCACTCTAA
- the LOC112181483 gene encoding actin-depolymerizing factor 10 isoform X1 has protein sequence MLFQIYKVSNSASGMAVHDDCKLKFLELKAKRNHRFIVFKIEEKIQQVIVEKLGGPDESYEDFTNSIPADECRYAVYDFDFTTDENCQKSKIFFIAWSPDTSRVRSKMLYASSKDRFKRELDGIQVELQATDPSEMSLDIIKGRAL, from the exons ATGTTGTTCCAAATTTATAAAGTT TCGAACTCCGCGTCTGGAATGGCTGTGCATGATGATTGTAAGCTCAAGTTCTTGGAACTGAAAGCGAAGAGGAACCACCGATTCATTGTGTTCAAGATTGAGGAGAAGATACAACAGGTGATTGTAGAGAAGCTTGGAGGTCCTGATGAAAGCTACGAGGACTTCACTAACTCCATACCTGCTGATGAGTGCCGCTATGCTGTCTATGATTTCGATTTCACAACCGATGAGAACTGCCAGAAAAGCAAAATCTTCTTCATTGCATG GTCGCCTGATACGTCGAGGGTGAGAAGTAAGATGCTTTATGCAAGCTCCAAGGACAGATTCAAGAGGGAATTGGATGGCATTCAAGTGGAGTTGCAGGCAACAGATCCTAGTGAGATGAGTTTGGATATCATAAAAGGCCGAGCACTCTAA
- the LOC112181483 gene encoding actin-depolymerizing factor 10 isoform X2, translating into MSNSASGMAVHDDCKLKFLELKAKRNHRFIVFKIEEKIQQVIVEKLGGPDESYEDFTNSIPADECRYAVYDFDFTTDENCQKSKIFFIAWSPDTSRVRSKMLYASSKDRFKRELDGIQVELQATDPSEMSLDIIKGRAL; encoded by the exons ATG TCGAACTCCGCGTCTGGAATGGCTGTGCATGATGATTGTAAGCTCAAGTTCTTGGAACTGAAAGCGAAGAGGAACCACCGATTCATTGTGTTCAAGATTGAGGAGAAGATACAACAGGTGATTGTAGAGAAGCTTGGAGGTCCTGATGAAAGCTACGAGGACTTCACTAACTCCATACCTGCTGATGAGTGCCGCTATGCTGTCTATGATTTCGATTTCACAACCGATGAGAACTGCCAGAAAAGCAAAATCTTCTTCATTGCATG GTCGCCTGATACGTCGAGGGTGAGAAGTAAGATGCTTTATGCAAGCTCCAAGGACAGATTCAAGAGGGAATTGGATGGCATTCAAGTGGAGTTGCAGGCAACAGATCCTAGTGAGATGAGTTTGGATATCATAAAAGGCCGAGCACTCTAA